One window of Erinaceus europaeus chromosome 6, mEriEur2.1, whole genome shotgun sequence genomic DNA carries:
- the DIP2C gene encoding disco-interacting protein 2 homolog C isoform X4: MADRGLEGLALPLEVRARLAELELELSEGDITQKGYEKKRSKLIGAYLPQPPTANGAAVVRCRLQPSDGAPRRTLPAGHLGVCDIRDASVRERAASAAGNRPLFYFRFGVDQALPPERRAPVTPSSASRYHRRRSSGSRDERYRSDVHTEAVQAALAKHKERKMAVPMPSKRRSLVVQTSMDAYTPPDTSSGSEDEGSVQGDSQGTPTSSQGSINMEHWISQAIHGSTTSTTSSSSTQSGGSGAAHRLADVMAQTHIENHSAPPDVTTYTSEHSLQVERPQGSTTSRTAPKYGNAELMETGDGVPVSSRVSAKIQQLVNTLKRPKRPPLREFFVDDFEELLEVQQPDPNQPKPEGAQMLAMRGEQLGVVTNWPPSLEAALQRWGTISPKAPCLTTMDTNGKPLYILTYGKLWTRSMKVAYNILHKLGTKQEPMVRPGDRVALVFPNNDPAASMVAFYGCLLAEVVPVPIEVPLTRKDAGSQQIGFLLGSCGVTVALTSDACHKGLPKSPTGEIPQFKGWPKLLWFVTESKHLSKPPRDWFPHIKDANNDTAYIEYKTCKDGSVLGVTVTRMALLTHCQALTQACGYTEAETIVNVLDFKKDVGLWHGILTSVMNMMHVISIPYSLMKVNPLSWIQKVCQYKAKVACVKSRDMHWALVAHRDQRDINLSSLRMLIVADGANPWSISSCDAFLNVFQSKGLRPEVICPCASSPEALTVAIRRPTDDSNQPPGRGVLSMHGLTYGVIRVDSEEKLSVLTVQDVGLVMPGAIMCSVKPDGIPQLCRTDEIGELCVCAIATGMSYYGLSGMTKNTFEVFPVTSSGAPVSEYPFVRTGLLGFVGPGGLVFVVGKMDGLMVVSGRRHNADDIVATALAVEPMKFVYRGR, encoded by the exons GAGACATCACACAGAAAGGCTACGAGAAGAAGCGGTCGAAGCTGATCGGTGCCTACCTGCCCCAGCCTCCCA CAGCGAATGGAGCTGCCGTGGTCCGGTGTAGACTGCAGCCCAGTGACGGAGCCCCTCGGAGGACGCTGCCCGCCGGCCACCTGGGCGTGTGTGACATCCGGGACGCCTCCGTCCGAGAGCGGGCAGCCAGTGCCGCGGGAAACCGGCCGCTGTTTTACTTTCGTTTCG gggTGGACCAGGCTCTGCCCCCCGAGCGCCGCGCCCCAGTCACGCCGTCCTCAGCCTCTCGCTACCACCGTCGACGATCCTCAGGGTCCCGAGATGAACGCTACCGGTCAG ACGTGCACACGGAGGCCGTGCAGGCTGCGCTGGCCAAGCacaaggagaggaagatggccgTGCCTATGCCCTCCAAGCGCCGGTCCCTGGTGGTGCAGACCTCCATGGATGCCTACACGCCACCAG ACACGTCCTCGGGTTCAGAAGATGAGGGTTCCGTGCAGGGTGACTCGCAAGGGACGCCCACGTCCAGCCAGGGCAGCATCAACATGGAGCACTGGATCAGCCAGGCCATCCACGgctccaccacctccaccacctcctcctcctccacgcaGAGTGGGGGCAGCGGCGCCGCCCACAGGCTGGCGGACGTCATGGCCCAGACGCACATAG AGAATCACTCTGCACCTCCTGACGTGACCACTTACACCTCAGAACACTCGCTCCAAGTGGAGAGGCCCCAGGGCTCCACCACCTCTAGGACGGCACCAAAGTACGGCAACGCCGAGCTCATGGAGACTGGAGATG GCGTGCCGGTGAGCAGCCGGGTGTCAGCCAAGATTCAACAGCTTGTCAACACCCTCAAACGACCCAAGCGGCCGCCCTTGAGGGAATTCTTTGTGGATGACTTTGAGGAGCTGTTAGAAG TTCAACAACCAGATCCAAACCAGCCGAAGCCAGAGGGAGCCCAGATGCTGGCCATGCGTGGGGAGCAGCTGGGCGTGGTCACAAATTGGCCCCCATCCTTAGAAGCTGCGTTACAGCGATGGGGGACCATCTCGCCCAAGGCCCCATGCTTGACCACGATGGACACGAACGGGAAGCCCCTGTACATCCTCACTTACG GCAAGCTCTGGACACGGAGCATGAAGGTCGCCTATAACATCCTGCACAAGTTGGGGACCAAGCAGGAACCCATGGTGCGGCCCGGAGACAGG gtggcactGGTGTTCCCCAACAACGACCCCGCTGCCTCCATGGTGGCCTTCTATGGCTGCCTGCTGGCCGAGGTTGTGCCTGTCCCCATCGAGGTGCCGCTCACAAGAAAG GATGCAGGAAGCCAGCAGATCGGCTTCTTGCTGGGCAGCTGTGGCGTGACGGTGGCCTTGACAAGTGACGCCTGCCACAAGGGCCTGCCCAAGAGCCCCACCGGAGAGATCCCGCAGTTCAAAG GGTGGCCGAAGCTACTGTGGTTTGTCACGGAGTCCAAGCACCTGTCCAAGCCGCCCAGAGACTGGTTCCCGCACATTAAAGATGCCAACAATGACACGGCCTACATTGAG TACAAGACGTGCAAGGATGGCAGCGTCCTGGGGGTGACGGTGACGAGGATGGCGCTACTTACGCACTGCCAGGCCCTCACGCAGGCCTGTGGCTACACAGAAG CTGAGACGATCGTGAACGTGCTGGATTTCAAGAAGGACGTGGGCCTCTGGCATGGCATCCTGACG AGCGTCATGAACATGATGCACGTCATCAGCATCCCCTACTCGCTGATGAAGGTGAACCCCCTGTCCTGGATCCAGAAGGTCTGCCAGTACAAAG cGAAGGTGGCGTGTGTCAAGTCCCGGGACATGCACTGGGCGCTGGTGGCTCACAGAGACCAGAGGGACATCAACTTGTCCTCCCTGCGCATGCTGATCGTGGCCGATGGTGCCAATCCCT GGTCTATTTCTTCCTGCGACGCGTTTCTCAATGTCTTCCAGAGCAAGGGCCTGCGGCCGGAGGTCATCTGTCCTTGTGCCAGCTCCCCCGAGGCGCTCACCGTGGCCATCCGGAG GCCCACGGACGACAGCAACCAGCCCCCGGGCCGCGGTGTGCTGTCCATGCATGGGCTCACCTACGGGGTCATCCGGGTGGACTCGGAGGAGAAGCTGTCGGTGCTCACCGTGCAGGACGTGGGGCTCGTCATGCCGGGAG ccatcaTGTGCTCTGTGAAGCCCGATGGGATCCCCCAGCTCTGTAGGACCGACGAGATCGGGGAGCTGTGTGTGTGCGCCATCGCCACTGGAATGTCCTACTACGGCCTCTCGGGCATGACCAAGAACACCTTTGAG GTGTTCCCGGTGACGAGCTCGGGGGCCCCCGTCAGCGAGTACCCCTTCGTGAGGACGGGTCTGCTGGGCTTCGTGGGCCCCGGGGGCCTGGTGTTTGTGGTGGGCAAGATGGATGGGCTCATGGTGGTCAGTGGCCGCAGACACAACGCTGACGACATTGTGGCCACAGCGCTGGCTGTGGAGCCCATGAAGTTTGTTTACCGAGGACGGTGA